One Alnus glutinosa chromosome 13, dhAlnGlut1.1, whole genome shotgun sequence genomic window, attattaaaaaaaaaaaagataaaaaaaacctttataGTGAATTGGTCTCTTTGAAGCCTAAGTTGCCTAACTcataaagattttttatttttttaatttatttattttcttctaaataattttaaacaacAATATACTGCGTCAATCATCCACTAAATTGGGTGAGGGAGGCGAGCAATCAACGCATGTTGTTAACACTTTTGCTGCCCGCAATTTACGGGCTAAGATTCTCTGTATTTTCCATCATCATTGATTATAAAGCACTATTTATGCCATATAGCTGCTAtattgcctcttttttttttttttttttttttttttttttttgggtcttaaATTGCcttaagaaaatgatttttctgtTAATTAGATAGAAAATGCATCAAATGACGTACACGTGACTTAAATTATCCATTATCACTCCTAttaaacatgtgaaaaatacCACTATACCCTTCAAATAATCAAGTTGTGGGGctattcctttaccttagggttttttttttttttttttttttttttaaaaattattatgattattactTATAGAGACAATGTTTAGTCGTGGAGTCTACAGCTATTGAGACCCACCCACAACCAGGTTGTGGGACTCGATCATGGATTCATGGAGATCGGTCcatctattgtttttttttttttttttcttatatctaGAAAGACGGTTTTTGGTTGTCGGGTCTATAACGAtccatataagattgacatgtatctcttaacatgtgagaagtacgTACTGTTTTAATAGCATCCGCTTTTCTCGTGACTTTACCCTATTAttgcatattaaaaaaaaaaaaaaaaaatttcaaaagcaGCAttactttaataaataaataaataaatgagttgAAATCGTGTGGGACCCAATTGAAACCATGCTTACTGATCACCTGTTCCTCGAAAAGCATAAACAGAtcgagaagaaaaagaaggagcATTTTGAAAGACGAGTCTGGTATTGTGATCCGACGAACATCATGAGCTGGAACTTGTTCATCTGCTTCCTTCTTCTCACCTTATTTTCTTGCTCATTTGTCAATGGCGGTTCCGGTTCGGACAACTCTGCTACCGAATATTCCTTGGATGCTTCTCTTCAAGCATTTGCCTTCAAAGCACTGCTCCGCCACCGGCCTCACACGGGCGCTCTCTACAAAGCCATCCTTCCGGCCAATCTTTCAAGCATCGACGTCTCAATTGTCCGCCTCAGAAGCCGCAGGTTGTGGAACAGGGGGGCCAATTTCAGCTTCTTTCACATACCGTCAAGAACTATGCCTGTGCCTCACGTAAGAAGGCTTGCTATTGTTTATCAGAACTTGGGTAACTTGTCTTCCCAGTTCTACGGCGTGAAGGGTTACTCTCCGGTCACTCCGGTCGTCGGCTTCCTGGTTTTTGATGCGTCAAATGTTAGCGCCAAAAGCATCAGAAAGCTGAGCCTTAACACGGTGGGTAAGCCTATTTCGATTCATTTTCCCAGTTTCGCTCTCTCCGAGGGAATGATGTCTAAGACAAGATGCGTGGCAGTTTACGGTAACGGGACCGTTTATCTCAGTGAAATGAGCGTGCCGGCGGCCGGTGTATGTTACTGTAGAGACGAAGGTCATTTTTCGATTGTTGTTCCggtgaagaggaagaagctagAGGGGCTGTGGTATCTGTGGGTGGTTGGGTTTGTGGTTGGGATTTCTGGGTTGGTTGTGATGGGTTACGCCGGGATGGCGTCTGTGAGGATTTTGAAGACGAAGAAGATTCAGGTGATGGAAAGACAAGCTGATGACGATTTGATTCTTGAGAGTAGATGGGTGGGTTGTAGTAAGATGCCTTCTGCTGCTGTAACAAGAACTCAGCCTGTCCTTGAGAATGGAGGCCTTCAATAGtttctttcattattattttccccccttttcccttttcttcaTGTGTGATTTGttctcatttttccttttttttgttattttttgtttttgttttgacagTTTACAGTTTGagtaatggtatatatatatatatatagtacatttttatcggtttatttatttattttttttttaaatgatgacCGATTCAAAAGTTAGTTTAGATGATCATATTAGCATTAGGATAGTTGTGCGATAAAATGtgatttctaatatttttcttaGAGTTTTTGGTATTTACCTTGttacccacaaaaagaaaaagagtaatgtttgaaattatatttttattctacaactATTCGACAATGCTATGTGatagtttaaatcattttttttttaaataaaaaccaaaattgataaaatagtTAATTCAGATTATCACATACAAATATATAATTTCTagaattattaagaaaaaaaaggaaagaaaagagaataaagAGTGTTGGGCCATTGGGGCACATCAATGATgaatattcttttatttaaagagaaaaaaaaaaaaaagacatgcaTATTTTAAATGTGTATACTTATGTGCGGTGTGGGTGTAGTCAATTTCAAACTGTTGGCATAATTTTGTCTGCTTAGAATCCATGGTAAAATTCACCAGTAATCCTTATATCCTCTTTGAGCCCTCCTAcaattgatataatttttaaaattattattaaatgtgTAATaggttattattaaattttgatctaataataattttaaaaccacatcaattttaagaggaCTCAAATAAGATATAGATCCTCCTTATAGTATTACTCTTGTCCATACCATAAAGGGTTGTGGCCAAATATGATATATTAATTGGAGTTAGGAGGTGCTGCATGAGGGTTCTGATTGAGTATAGTTAAAGCAATTCTATAAGGAGGATCCATGTCCCTCACATGAGAGGAGGGGCAAATATGCATAGCAAATTCATGTGGTTGAACCTTCAAAAATTAGTTGGTGAGTGCAACCGAGTAGATGGTTACAACCAAAACTCTCAATCCAAATCTTCAACATTCAACCAAAAAGAACCAAGATTTATAAAAACACTCCATTATAGGTTCTTCTCAAGAACAGTAATTACCAGACCTCAATGTTTATACATTCAAGTTAAAATTTACATACTAAATGTAAGAAGTATGCTTTTTCTTTAGCTTCATATTTTGCAACATGAAGTTAATGCAGCATATACAACAGAGGCAGGAAACTATAGTACAATCAACTTCTCACATTCCACAATCTCTACAGCTATGAAGACCATCACAAGTTGGTCTTCAAAAGGCCTGAAAATTCCATAGGAAATATCACCATGAGAAAAGATGTTTGTAATATAGTCATCAAAGGCGACACTATCATTATAGAAAAATGCTTGGAATACTACAGTTTTTACAACAATTTCTTACGAACTCATGTGATAGTTCATATGAGTGACACTTATGccaaatgaatgaaaaaaattaagcaacaaaatttaACAGTTTAGTAGCTGATGTGTAAGTGCTACCTAAAATGTCAGACTCTCAAATCACTGCAAGTCACGCCCCCAACCAAAGGGCCAATCATTTAACATAAAGAATGAACAACCAACCACCAAAATCACAAACATCCAATCATGATGAGAGATGTTGAAGACCAGTGTAGTGTCTCCAAAAGTGAGCTATTGCAGGGGGCCAAAGATTTTCTATGTTTAATCCAACCAACTTTAAAAAAGAACATCATGTTAGGGCATGTTCTTATCCCATAGAAATGATGGATTTCAAGAACTGTTAATCTCTTTAAATAAACTATCTAGGAATTGTATTCTTTCTAAATCACCTCCCACATAAAAGAAACACCAATAGATAAGAACTAAGAAGGTCGTCAACAAGAAAGCCAATGGGAACAACATAACAACATTCCTGTTCGCTTCCACTCTTATTACAATAGCTTCAACCTCACCGATTAACTAATCACCAACTATTCAAGCAGAAACGCTTACAAAACCTTGAGCTAGCATTTTTCAGATCATGACTCCTGATTCCAGCCAACTCTTGGTTATAGAACGTTAAGCTGACGTTTCAAACAGGCACATAGGAATCGTAATATAATAACTCATCAAGGGCAGAAGTATGCCAAGCTTATTGGGAATTTACAATGACACCACACCAAATAAGATAGAGCAGCAATTTTACAAAGAGATATCAACCAGTAACAACCATTTCCACTGTATACCAACAATCCTCTTCATCTAATTCCCAAATAATATGTTAAAGTATATCATAGAGTAAGATTCTAGATACATACCCTCATATCACATATACACTGATAAGAAATGCACATATACAGAAAAGCTAAAAATTAGATAATAAACTTAGAAGACAAAGAGACATCACTTAGAGCCTACCAACTATACCTAAAGTGTGAGGGGAGCTCATAACATGTCTAACACAAATAAAAGCAAATcataataaaacaatttagCTCATAAACTCAAAAGGCATGCATTTTCTTATTAACAGCCCAAAAGGCAAGGCTAAACAATAATTTGCTCTACCTTAGCAGAAAATCCTTGCAAAACATACAACCCCAATTCAAATAGCATCATGATCATCCTCGCcaacatcaaaacaaacaaagtaaCCAATTAAACCAAAGCGAAAAAAGCTCAATTGAGAGCACCAACACCAGCATTACTCTTCCGGGCGAGCTTCGTCCACTCGGTATGAAATGACCCCGGCCGATCAATCCTTTCATAGGTATGTGCTCCGAACAGGTCCCTCTGCGCCTGCACAAGGTTTGCCGGCAGCCTTGCCCGCCTATACGTATCGAAATAGGCGAGGCTAGCACACATCCCAGGGGTGCTGATCCCGGCCGATATTGCAAGCCCCACCACCCTCCGCCACGCTGCCTGCCTCTGCACCATCTCCCTCGCAAACTCTGTGTCTACTACCAAGCTCGCCAAATTGGGGTTCCTCTTATAGGCTTTCTTGATCCTATCCAAGAACACCGCTCTTATAATACACCCACCTTTCCAAATCCTCGCTAGCTCCCCCAAATCCAAACCCCACCCTTTCTCCACACTCTTGGCCCTCAATAAGTTCATCCCCTGCGCATAGCTACATATCTTTGACGCGTACAATGCCTGCCTCACATCGTCTATCAACCTCTTCTTATCAGCCCCACTAAGCTTTACTCCCTCTGGCTCCTTCAACCCCGCTTCTCTCAACACCTCCGCGGCGTTCTCTCGCTCGTCCTTCAACCCACTCAGGTACCGGCAATCCAACGACGCGGCGATCGTCGGCGCGGCCACAGACAGCTCCGCAGCCTGCTGTACCGTCCATTTCCCAGTCCCTTTCATTCCAGTCTTGTCCAAAATCGTGTCCACCAAATACCCATCTACCAAATCATCCTTAACCCTGAAAATATCAGCGGTAATCTCGACCAAGAAGCTCTCCAATTCACCTCTGTTCCACTCCGTGAAGATCTCCGAGAGCTCCTCGTTGTTTAGCCCCCCCACGTTCTTCAACACGTCGTAGGCCTCCGAGATGAGCTGCATGTCGCCGTACTCGATTCCGTTGTGGACCATCTTCACGAAGTTCCCAGACCCGCCCTCGCCGATGTAGGTGACGCACGGCCCGTCGTTTGGGACCTGCGCGGCGACCTTTTGGAGTATGTCTTGGATGTTGGTGTATGCCTCGTAGGATCCTCCGGGCATGAGCGACGGTCCGTGACGAGCACCCTCCTCGCCGCCGGAGACCCCCATGCCGAGATAGAGGAGACCCTGTTGGGAGACCTCGGAGATTCTCCGCTCGGTGTTCTCGTACCACTCGTTGCCGCCATCGATGATGGCGTCGCCGGGGTCCATGTGGGAGGAGAGGGCGGCGATGGTTTGATCAACGGGTGAGCCGGCCTTGACCAGGATGATAATCGATCTGGGCCGCTGGATGGAGAGGACAAAGTCTCTGGGGCTGTACTGGCCGTTTAAGGGAAGCTGGCCTTCTTGGTGGGCACGGTGGACGGTCTCGTCGACCTTGGAGGCCGTACGGTTGTAGACGGAGATGGGGAAGCCTTTATCGGCGATGTTTAGGGCCAGGTTTTGGCCCATGACGGCCAGGCCCGCCAGTCCTATGCGTGACAGAGCTTGTGAGGCCTCCATGGTTGTGGAGAAGAGTGGATtctcgagagagagagagagaggattggGATATTGGGTTGGTGGGGTGGGTGGATTTATGCAatatttgtgtgtgttttgGATGTGGTAAGTGACGGACTCGTCGAGGGAGCGAAGGGACAGTGACTCAACCACCAACGATAGGGTGCCGTGGGTGGTCGTCGATGACTTCTAGGATTATGTTATGAGTTTTGTGTGCCACCCTCCtctcttttctatttatttttatttttctatccaaaaaaaaaataaaaattgactttttatattcatattaataattttttattactattttcaaatgaaaaaaattcactactagacaaaattttttcacttttatatacaaattatttctactttaaaTTACATCGAttacttcttattattattcaaaaacaaaactcacTTTAACAAccctttaccaaacacaccataTGTCGTTTGAGAGTCCCTTTTATTCATATAGGCTTAGACCCTTTATTTTATAGCATTCAATTAGAGGTTGACATGTcgactaaaaacacaaattataaTAGATGTGAATATTCTGAATCCTTCGAAACAAATTCAATTCATTGTTTGTCTTGCCCATTCAAGACCCTAAAACCCACTCAACATAAACCACCGTCCCGCCAATCTAAGCATGACCCGATGTCAGACTCGGTCGGATTACTAGTTGGTAATGGTATGCATGCTTTGTCGGGGCATTGGTGTCGTATTACATATTCCACGGGACAATGCAAACCCTATCGAAATGGGTTAAGGGTTCGAGTAGACCATGTGGAGTAAAATTATGTATTATGAGTACGTAATTATGTACACCGCTTAAAATACTTTACTCCAATGTGTTCCTTGCATTAAAAAATACATGACTTGCCCCCGGAgttatgcattttcaaaaataaaaaataaaaattgatactGCCATATTACATGCAATACTTATCAATTTTGTAAAACCCATGAAATTCTCAATTGCTAAagtcatttattattttcatgagATAAGGTTCATTGCAAAACAAGTTCTGTGATAATTTACTTTCTAAGTCATAGATTTGCGTAGTTACTTTTtcacttataaaataaatctgAGTGTTTTGTAGTCTAACATGCTATCGAGGAGGCAAATTCGAGTGATTCTCAAGGCTGAAGATGCAAAGCGAAAGGCTTATGTAGGCAGGTTTGCATAGCATAATATagatgatgagtgccaaatattgtatatttggacccctcaatttgcatgtgctaaatctttagctttattattttctattttttttattagttttagtgttttgcaggtcattgagagaaaataacgatttttatgtggaattgcaaagaaacgGGAAAACAAGTACTTTCTGATCTGTTAGCTCGAGCATATCTTTGCCCAGGACACTCGAGCgaattccaaaagaaaagaaaaataaaaaggaagaagctattttgtagaagaccaaaaagaaatgaaagaagaaaaaaaaattgaagaaagccaaCGTGCGCAggaccaaataaaagaaaataagaaaagaaaagtgggcaaagaaaaagagggaagtGAGGGTAGATGcgttatttttttgtcttttgtttctaaCCCTAACAGCACCATATAAAAAAGgagcttttcttttgtaaaaaagaGAGAGTGCATGTGGAGAGAAGCAAGTCTGCAGTCTCCAACCGAGAGTTTTCTTATttgtatgttttcttttgttctttgtaagactcttagtttttaataaagtttagcatgttatttttagtcatgagaggctaaaacttcaactaaggttgaagatgaaggcTCGCCATTgattaaattttgtattttcatgttttgttcgtGTGATCCGAAtgtatgttcatttcaattcaattaaagaatttaaactcttttaattgattgtttcgattaatatatgtgcaaacgttagatattcaatgtgtttcatccaacggatacattgaatcttttgatttaatttggatatccattgtgatttgttaatcaaatgGATACGTTGgatgattttgaattaaattggatattcattgtgatttgtagaaggatggattcattgaatctttcaataggtaattttatgaaaattagaacatgcataggaTTTTATTGCAATTCGCATGTATGAACAGacatgagaatatgtgctttgatttggcgaggtggattctgaaaaccttagtgctttatattaattgtttttcattcagttttatttagttatttattttgcatgaaaaaaaatcacaaaattcgcaactaggttaaaatagaattagtttaaatagaaattaattttcgcaacataATTCCATGTGGATTCGACTTCGTACTTGTacaacactatattgcaaatgattcgtgtgcttgcgagtactttaaaactcaaaacaagtttttggtgccgttgccggggaattgttttgtttgtggaaatagatttttgtttaaattgattttatttttctacgagtttaggtagatttgtgttttattttttatttgtttcttcttcttgcaatttttgtttctttttctttttatttgtttttgctttattgtccaaaaaaaaaaaattgcaatttcttttttgtttgtttttgttagtatcttgtttttgtttctctttcgtTATTTGcattatcttttgtttgtttttattatttttttaaaaaaataaaaaataaaaaagtaaaaaaattggtCCAGTTTGTGGGATATCTGCATGCTAACGAGTAAGGGACATGCTTCACATGGTTGTAGGGAACCAGCTCCTACCAACTATcttcgaaattttcacttacatggaccatgttcatattgctctaatccttatcatagttTGAGTCATTGTCCATCATGGAGACAAGActccaatttttcatatgagcaaatgaacataAATTTCTCCAGCCCGAGATTTGAACCAAATTCCAATTtgtacaacccggactggagcaccattctgatttctcgtggcaagctcaagccacggGAAGTTATGCTCCCCAATGCCATGAACTGCACCATTCTGAATATTCGCAATTCGATGACCAATCTTCCcgtccttcatcctacaatcaACCGACACCACAGTCATCATT contains:
- the LOC133853854 gene encoding uncharacterized protein LOC133853854 codes for the protein MLTDHLFLEKHKQIEKKKKEHFERRVWYCDPTNIMSWNLFICFLLLTLFSCSFVNGGSGSDNSATEYSLDASLQAFAFKALLRHRPHTGALYKAILPANLSSIDVSIVRLRSRRLWNRGANFSFFHIPSRTMPVPHVRRLAIVYQNLGNLSSQFYGVKGYSPVTPVVGFLVFDASNVSAKSIRKLSLNTVGKPISIHFPSFALSEGMMSKTRCVAVYGNGTVYLSEMSVPAAGVCYCRDEGHFSIVVPVKRKKLEGLWYLWVVGFVVGISGLVVMGYAGMASVRILKTKKIQVMERQADDDLILESRWVGCSKMPSAAVTRTQPVLENGGLQ
- the LOC133854164 gene encoding 6-phosphogluconate dehydrogenase, decarboxylating 3, chloroplastic; this translates as MEASQALSRIGLAGLAVMGQNLALNIADKGFPISVYNRTASKVDETVHRAHQEGQLPLNGQYSPRDFVLSIQRPRSIIILVKAGSPVDQTIAALSSHMDPGDAIIDGGNEWYENTERRISEVSQQGLLYLGMGVSGGEEGARHGPSLMPGGSYEAYTNIQDILQKVAAQVPNDGPCVTYIGEGGSGNFVKMVHNGIEYGDMQLISEAYDVLKNVGGLNNEELSEIFTEWNRGELESFLVEITADIFRVKDDLVDGYLVDTILDKTGMKGTGKWTVQQAAELSVAAPTIAASLDCRYLSGLKDERENAAEVLREAGLKEPEGVKLSGADKKRLIDDVRQALYASKICSYAQGMNLLRAKSVEKGWGLDLGELARIWKGGCIIRAVFLDRIKKAYKRNPNLASLVVDTEFAREMVQRQAAWRRVVGLAISAGISTPGMCASLAYFDTYRRARLPANLVQAQRDLFGAHTYERIDRPGSFHTEWTKLARKSNAGVGALN